One stretch of Candidatus Hydrothermales bacterium DNA includes these proteins:
- a CDS encoding type III-B CRISPR module-associated Cmr3 family protein, protein GQIDNIDGFLDDITLMDYLTCKVEGREFQYVKRKNFYTYETKIGIAREKTTLTSKEGHLYRIPMIRLKDDVGILVKISGIAEDIPQEGIL, encoded by the coding sequence AAGGACAAATAGACAATATAGATGGCTTCTTAGATGATATTACGCTGATGGATTATCTTACATGCAAAGTAGAGGGACGAGAGTTTCAATATGTAAAGAGAAAAAATTTTTATACCTATGAAACAAAAATTGGTATAGCAAGAGAAAAGACAACCTTGACATCAAAAGAAGGACATTTGTATAGAATACCTATGATCAGATTGAAGGATGATGTTGGTATTTTAGTAAAAATCTCAGGAATTGCTGAGGATATACCTCAAGAAGGAATTTTACA